A single window of Rana temporaria chromosome 1, aRanTem1.1, whole genome shotgun sequence DNA harbors:
- the LOC120924745 gene encoding proteinase-activated receptor 1-like: MIYPGESPIKGPHSPDVGTPKGVRDDPSQPGNKTQQIEVLHKMFLREFKEYMNSWLVTKFVPSIYTVVLLVSLPLNIMAIIVLLVKVKVKKPAVVFLLNLAAADVLFVCILPFHIVYRFSGNNWMVGEGMCRFVTAMYLSNMRGSILLMTGIGVDRFLALVYPVQSLSWRTVRRAWLVCCCIWVISMVSTVPILIRQQTRQFPDLKITTCYDILDAELVERFHVYYIFPICIALLYFLPLIITIFCYIGIVHSLSSPSMKGAQKRSRAILLTVVVLCVFVLCFGPANVIWFMHFLQVYNEGNNVLYIVYIISVSVSSISCCLDPLIYYFASSEWQRHVYSLLGCKRGQTPPVGHQRVLLHKDQTQKTPNKPSETSRFI, from the exons GTGAATCGCCTATTAAAG GTCCCCACTCCCCAGATGTCGGCACCCCAAAGGGCGTGAGGGACGATCCCAGCCAGCCTG GTAATAAAACCCAACAAATCGAGGTCCTACACAAAATGTTTTTACGTGAATTTAAAGAGTATATGAACAGCTGGTTGGTGACAAAGTTTGTGCCCTCCATCTACACCGTGGTTCTCCTCGTGTCTCTTCCTCTCAATATAATGGCGATCATCGTGCTCTTGGTGAAGGTGAAGGTGAAGAAGCCGGCAGTGGTGTTCCTGCTGAATCTAGCCGCTGCCGACGTTCTCTTTGTTTGTATTCTTCCTTTCCACATCGTGTACCGATTCTCTGGAAATAACTGGATGGTGGGGGAAGGGATGTGCCGATTTGTCACGGCCATGTATTTAAGTAACATGCGTGGATCCATCCTGCTGATGACAGGTATCGGTGTGGACCGGTTTCTGGCTCTGGTCTACCCAGTCCAGTCCCTTTCCTGGCGCACCGTGAGAAGAGCCTGGCTGGTGTGTTGCTGCATCTGGGTGATATCGATGGTCAGCACCGTGCCGATTCTCATAAGGCAACAAACCCGTCAATTTCCCGACCTGAAGATCACAACTTGTTATGATATTCTGGATGCCGAATTGGTTGAAAGGTTTCATGTTTACTACATTTTCCCCATTTGTATcgcacttttatattttttacctttaattaTTACAATCTTCTGTTACATTGGAATTGTCCACAGTCTCAGCTCACCGAGCATGAAGGGCGCCCAGAAGAGGTCCCGAGCCATCCTCCTGACTGTGGTGGTGTTGTGTGTGTTTGTCCTCTGCtttggcccagccaatgttattTGGTTCATGCATTTCCTGCAGGTCTATAACGAAGGTAATAACGTCCTGTACATCGTCTACATCATCAGTGTCAGTGTGAGCAGTATCAGTTGTTGTCTGGATCCTCTGATCTATTACTTTGCATCCTCGGAGTGGCAGAGACACGTCTACAGCCTGCTGGGATGTAAGAGAGGACAGACACCACCAGTAGGCCATCAGAGGGTCCTCCTCCACAAAGACCAGACACAGAAAACTCCCAACAAACCGTCTGAAACTTCCCGGTTTATATAA